One Leucobacter muris DNA segment encodes these proteins:
- a CDS encoding Rossmann-like and DUF2520 domain-containing protein, with translation MRVQVVGRGRVGSALAHALGEAGIDVLPLGGRGADGTDADGRPVDAVLLAVPDAAIAEAAGLIAPGPVVGHCSGATGLDALRPHPAFSLHPLLTVLGAGTSFSGAHAAVDGSDERALAVAQRLAVALGLEAFRVRDEDRAAYHAAAAIASNFLVALEGFAEQLAAGAGVPRDALRPLAEAALRNWGERGAEAALTGPIARGDEATVQLQRAAVAERMPDRLRLFDALAAETRRLAGRPADPDPAVTEASSPGSPDPAPSRSSGRSRVSDEGRGSDPRHGGAPTNGTPPADKETPA, from the coding sequence ATGCGCGTGCAGGTCGTCGGACGCGGCCGCGTGGGCTCAGCGCTCGCGCACGCGCTGGGAGAGGCCGGCATCGACGTGCTGCCCCTCGGGGGCAGGGGCGCCGACGGCACCGATGCCGACGGCCGCCCGGTCGACGCCGTGCTGCTGGCCGTACCCGACGCCGCGATCGCCGAGGCCGCGGGGCTCATCGCCCCCGGCCCCGTGGTGGGGCACTGCTCCGGGGCGACGGGGCTCGACGCGTTGCGGCCCCACCCGGCCTTCTCGCTGCATCCGCTGCTCACCGTGCTGGGGGCGGGTACCTCCTTCTCCGGGGCGCACGCCGCGGTCGACGGCTCCGATGAGCGGGCGCTCGCCGTCGCGCAGCGGCTCGCCGTCGCGCTCGGGCTCGAGGCTTTCCGGGTGCGGGACGAGGATCGCGCCGCGTACCACGCGGCGGCGGCGATCGCCTCGAACTTCCTCGTCGCACTCGAGGGCTTCGCCGAGCAGCTCGCGGCCGGTGCGGGGGTGCCGCGAGACGCCCTGCGGCCGCTCGCGGAGGCGGCGCTGCGCAACTGGGGCGAGCGCGGCGCCGAGGCCGCGCTCACCGGGCCGATCGCGCGCGGAGACGAGGCGACCGTGCAGCTGCAGCGCGCGGCGGTCGCAGAGCGGATGCCGGATCGGCTGCGCCTGTTCGACGCGCTCGCTGCGGAGACGCGCCGACTCGCGGGCCGGCCCGCCGATCCGGATCCCGCTGTCACCGAGGCGTCGTCACCAGGCTCGCCCGATCCCGCGCCCTCCCGTTCGTCGGGTCGCTCCCGTGTCTCGGACGAGGGTCGAGGATCGGATCCGAGGCACGGGGGAGCCCCGACGAACGGCACGCCGCCCGCAGACAAGGAGACACCCGCATGA
- a CDS encoding SDR family oxidoreductase: protein MLAVNLTGAFLGIRALAPAMQRGGYGRIVNVASLAARNGGRIGGVHYAATKTGLLGLTRSFARELAACGITVNAVAPGRIDAGMVAMTSTRFNDDYRASIPVGRLGTAADVARAVAFLTDAESGFITGTTTDVNGGGHMQ, encoded by the coding sequence GTGCTCGCCGTCAACCTCACCGGCGCCTTCCTCGGCATCCGCGCACTCGCCCCCGCCATGCAGCGCGGCGGCTACGGCCGCATCGTCAACGTGGCCTCGCTCGCCGCCCGCAACGGGGGACGCATCGGCGGCGTCCACTACGCCGCCACCAAGACCGGCCTGCTCGGCCTCACTCGATCCTTCGCCCGCGAGCTCGCCGCGTGCGGCATCACCGTCAACGCCGTCGCCCCCGGGCGCATCGACGCAGGCATGGTCGCCATGACCTCGACGCGGTTCAACGACGACTACCGCGCCTCGATCCCCGTGGGCCGCCTCGGCACCGCCGCCGACGTCGCGCGCGCCGTCGCATTCCTCACCGACGCGGAGTCCGGCTTCATCACCGGCACCACGACCGACGTCAACGGAGGCGGCCACATGCAGTGA
- a CDS encoding UDP-N-acetylmuramate dehydrogenase: MRVGGPAERILVARSGDELVRCATELWHGDEPWLLLGGGSNTVMNDEGFPGAVLLVRSTGMEVVDDPEQPEGRVRLRVQAGHDWDALVAACVERGWSGVEALSGIPGLAGAAPVQNIGAYGQELSDVLHSIEFLDRESGEVQRLAAEQLQLGYRDSAIKRGLEGVVLSIDLLLSAGAAVEPAAPAGRHAAPIEAPAAGEALSEPVRYAQLAAALGVETGDRVPVRRLRDAVLRLRASKGVVLDPDDHDTWSAGSFFTNPIVTERFARTLPENAPRFPVGDDEPAPAVTTLEELAAGVPMRFPQPAPERRIKLSAAWLIENSGVPRGFRLPGSGAAISSKHTLAITNRGGATAAQVAELARFVVQRVQQEFGVILAPEPNLYGLEL, from the coding sequence CGGATCGAACACGGTGATGAACGACGAGGGATTCCCGGGCGCGGTGCTGCTCGTGCGCAGCACGGGCATGGAGGTCGTGGACGACCCCGAGCAGCCCGAGGGTCGCGTTCGGCTGCGCGTGCAGGCCGGGCACGACTGGGACGCGCTCGTCGCGGCGTGCGTCGAGCGCGGCTGGTCGGGCGTCGAGGCGCTGTCGGGCATCCCCGGCCTCGCGGGAGCGGCTCCCGTGCAGAACATCGGCGCGTACGGCCAGGAGCTCTCCGATGTGCTGCACTCGATCGAGTTCCTCGACCGCGAGAGCGGAGAAGTGCAGCGCCTCGCCGCGGAGCAGCTGCAGCTGGGCTACCGCGACTCCGCGATCAAGCGCGGTCTCGAGGGCGTCGTGCTCTCCATCGACCTGCTGCTCTCGGCGGGTGCGGCCGTCGAGCCGGCCGCACCCGCCGGGCGGCACGCCGCGCCCATCGAGGCCCCCGCGGCGGGCGAGGCGCTCTCCGAGCCCGTGCGCTACGCCCAGCTCGCCGCGGCCCTCGGCGTCGAGACGGGCGACCGCGTGCCGGTGCGGCGGCTCAGGGACGCGGTGCTGCGGCTGCGGGCCTCGAAGGGTGTGGTGCTCGATCCTGACGATCACGACACCTGGAGCGCCGGATCGTTCTTCACCAACCCCATCGTCACCGAGCGCTTCGCGCGTACGCTCCCCGAGAACGCCCCCCGCTTCCCGGTCGGCGACGACGAGCCCGCCCCCGCCGTCACCACGCTCGAGGAGCTGGCCGCGGGGGTGCCGATGCGCTTCCCGCAGCCCGCCCCCGAGCGCCGCATCAAGCTCTCCGCAGCCTGGCTGATCGAGAACTCGGGGGTGCCGCGCGGGTTCCGCCTGCCGGGATCCGGCGCGGCGATCTCGTCGAAGCACACGCTCGCCATCACCAACCGCGGCGGGGCCACCGCCGCGCAGGTGGCCGAGCTCGCGCGCTTCGTGGTGCAGCGGGTGCAGCAGGAGTTCGGCGTGATCCTCGCCCCCGAGCCCAACCTCTACGGGCTGGAGCTGTAG
- a CDS encoding MalY/PatB family protein: MTAADCLRSADARAAQADPSGVPFAELDPALLRERRTSIKWTRFPADVLPLFVAEMDFAVAPEIRDALTARIEASDIGYLDGPGPLAPAFAGFARDRWGWEVPHDHVHLATDVATGIVESLRVFRPNGGRIALPTPVYPGFFEMLEEVPFEIVEIPLVPSREPEPAPERGPRPEHGSPTANGTAPRLDLAAIERAFADDPGIDAFLLCNPHNPHGLAHRAEDLAALARLAAEHDVFVLSDEIHAPLAFAGEPFTPFAPLAAEAGALAAIATSASKGWNLAGAKCSVIVAADERANAVLRGLPPETVTRASILGLHAGVAAFSEARDWLDRAIAQVERNERLLGELAAERLPGVRLTRPRAGYLAWLDLREADLGGDPCSRILEEARVALNDGRHFGAGGAGHVRLNLACAPDTIREAVARISAILPHSSKEPR; encoded by the coding sequence ATGACCGCAGCCGACTGTCTCCGCAGCGCCGACGCCCGAGCCGCGCAGGCCGACCCCAGCGGGGTGCCCTTCGCCGAGCTCGACCCGGCCCTGCTGCGCGAGCGGCGCACCAGCATCAAGTGGACCCGCTTCCCCGCCGACGTGCTGCCGCTCTTCGTCGCCGAGATGGACTTCGCCGTCGCCCCCGAGATCCGCGACGCGCTCACCGCCCGCATCGAGGCCTCCGACATCGGCTACCTCGACGGCCCCGGCCCCCTCGCCCCCGCCTTCGCCGGCTTCGCTCGCGACCGCTGGGGCTGGGAGGTGCCGCACGATCACGTGCACCTGGCCACCGACGTCGCCACCGGCATCGTCGAATCGCTGCGAGTCTTCAGACCGAACGGCGGCCGCATCGCGCTGCCCACCCCCGTCTACCCCGGCTTCTTCGAGATGCTCGAGGAGGTGCCGTTCGAGATCGTCGAGATCCCGCTCGTGCCGTCGCGCGAACCCGAGCCGGCCCCCGAGCGCGGGCCCCGCCCCGAGCACGGCAGCCCGACCGCGAACGGGACCGCGCCCCGCCTCGACCTCGCCGCGATCGAGCGCGCCTTCGCCGACGATCCCGGCATCGACGCCTTCCTGCTCTGCAACCCGCACAACCCCCACGGTCTCGCGCACCGAGCGGAAGACCTCGCCGCGCTGGCGCGCCTCGCGGCCGAGCACGACGTCTTCGTGCTCTCCGACGAGATCCACGCCCCGCTCGCCTTCGCCGGCGAGCCATTCACACCGTTCGCCCCGCTCGCCGCCGAGGCCGGCGCCCTGGCCGCGATCGCCACCTCCGCCAGCAAGGGCTGGAACCTGGCCGGCGCCAAGTGCTCGGTGATCGTGGCCGCCGACGAGCGCGCGAACGCGGTGCTGCGCGGGCTGCCTCCCGAGACCGTCACCCGCGCCAGCATCCTCGGCCTCCACGCCGGGGTCGCGGCGTTCTCCGAGGCCCGCGACTGGCTCGACCGCGCCATCGCGCAGGTCGAGCGGAACGAGCGGCTGCTCGGCGAACTGGCGGCCGAGCGCCTGCCGGGGGTGCGGCTCACCCGGCCCCGGGCCGGCTACCTGGCCTGGCTCGACCTCCGAGAGGCCGACCTCGGCGGCGACCCCTGCTCGCGCATCCTCGAGGAGGCGCGGGTGGCGCTGAATGACGGCCGCCACTTCGGCGCCGGCGGGGCGGGGCACGTGCGCCTCAACCTCGCCTGCGCCCCCGACACGATCCGAGAGGCCGTCGCGCGCATCTCGGCGATCCTGCCCCACTCCTCGAAGGAGCCCCGATGA
- the panC gene encoding pantoate--beta-alanine ligase — protein sequence MRIVRTVRELREAVAAARAAGSTAALVPTMGALHEGHLSLVRAARSEHGFVMLSIFVNPKQFTDAADLAAYPREEGRDAALAEGAGVDLVFAPDAAELYPGGFATTVHVSGAITETLEGAGRGSAHFDGVATVVSKLLIAAAPDAAYFGQKDAQQLVVVRRMVADLGLPVRIVACPTSRDEDGLARSSRNVRLGAEQRIRALAIPRALDAIAEAARAGETDAAALLARGEAVLAQSGVDAEYLALVQPDTLEAVQRVTEPTLCAIAARVGDVRLIDNVLLGDGPGRR from the coding sequence ATGAGGATCGTTCGCACCGTGCGCGAGCTGCGCGAGGCCGTCGCCGCGGCGAGGGCCGCCGGCTCGACCGCGGCCCTCGTGCCGACGATGGGCGCCCTGCACGAGGGGCACCTCTCGCTCGTGCGGGCCGCGCGCTCCGAGCACGGCTTCGTGATGCTCTCGATCTTCGTGAACCCCAAGCAGTTCACCGACGCCGCCGACCTCGCCGCCTACCCGCGGGAGGAGGGGCGCGACGCCGCCCTCGCCGAGGGCGCGGGAGTCGACCTCGTCTTCGCGCCCGACGCGGCCGAGCTCTACCCCGGCGGCTTCGCGACGACCGTGCACGTCTCGGGCGCCATCACCGAGACGCTCGAGGGCGCCGGCCGCGGATCCGCGCACTTCGACGGCGTCGCGACCGTCGTCTCGAAGCTGCTCATCGCCGCGGCGCCGGACGCCGCCTACTTCGGGCAGAAGGACGCGCAGCAGCTCGTCGTCGTGCGCCGCATGGTCGCCGACCTCGGCCTCCCCGTGCGCATCGTCGCCTGCCCCACCTCGCGCGACGAAGACGGTCTCGCGCGCTCCAGCCGCAACGTGCGCCTCGGCGCCGAGCAGCGAATCCGGGCCCTCGCGATCCCGCGCGCGCTCGACGCGATCGCGGAGGCCGCGCGAGCCGGCGAGACCGACGCCGCCGCCCTGCTCGCCCGCGGCGAGGCCGTGCTCGCGCAGAGCGGTGTCGACGCGGAGTACCTCGCCCTCGTGCAGCCCGATACCCTGGAGGCGGTGCAGCGGGTGACGGAGCCGACGCTCTGCGCCATCGCCGCGCGCGTCGGCGACGTGCGGCTCATCGACAACGTGCTGCTGGGCGACGGGCCCGGGCGGCGGTAG
- a CDS encoding O-acetylhomoserine aminocarboxypropyltransferase/cysteine synthase family protein, translating into MTENVAQPIYDWEGFGFDTRQVHAGEYPDKNSGLRVPPIALSAGYLFDDFDDQVNRFNGSIHWRSDEHPGHGEPGGFSPSEHAPIYSRQGNPTNWVAEERLASLEGGTVSVAVASGQAAISAALFALAQQGEHIVSTGSIYGGTRILFGRSFKRFGIEFDYVWDADDDAEWERAIRPSTKAIYTETIPNPRNDITDLRRIAEVAARHNLPVVVDNTVGTPALIRPFEHGANIVVHSTTKFLTGHGAAVGGAVIDGGNFDWDAAERAGRSYPLITQSSRPGVPSMLDRFGRGAYARAVRESVVNDIGPTLSPLHGFLLHQGMETLSLRMERHVTSSLRVAAWLEQQPEVLSVDYAGLPSSPLHELAVRNYGADDAGRGRTGSVFGVTVRGGVDGARALVNGVRVFSRMTGIGDTRSMIIHPLTSTHGTFSPEINERLGITPGLLRLSVGLESADDLIRDLRSALDRVAAL; encoded by the coding sequence ATGACCGAGAACGTTGCGCAGCCGATCTACGACTGGGAGGGCTTCGGCTTCGACACCCGACAGGTGCACGCCGGCGAGTACCCCGACAAGAACAGCGGGCTGCGCGTGCCGCCGATCGCGCTCTCCGCCGGATACCTCTTCGACGACTTCGACGACCAGGTGAACCGCTTCAACGGCAGCATCCACTGGCGATCCGACGAGCATCCCGGCCACGGAGAGCCCGGCGGCTTCTCCCCCAGCGAGCACGCTCCGATCTACTCGCGGCAGGGCAACCCTACCAACTGGGTGGCCGAGGAGCGGCTCGCCTCGCTCGAGGGCGGCACCGTGTCGGTGGCCGTGGCGAGCGGGCAGGCCGCCATCTCGGCGGCGCTCTTCGCACTCGCGCAGCAGGGCGAACACATCGTCTCGACCGGATCGATCTACGGCGGCACCCGCATCCTGTTCGGCCGCAGCTTCAAGCGCTTCGGCATCGAGTTCGACTACGTGTGGGACGCCGACGACGACGCCGAGTGGGAGCGCGCGATCCGTCCGAGCACGAAGGCGATCTACACCGAGACGATCCCGAACCCCCGCAACGACATCACCGACCTGCGCCGCATCGCCGAGGTCGCAGCCCGCCACAACCTGCCGGTCGTGGTCGACAACACCGTCGGCACGCCCGCGCTGATCCGACCGTTCGAGCACGGCGCGAACATCGTGGTGCACTCGACGACGAAGTTCCTCACCGGGCACGGCGCCGCGGTGGGCGGAGCCGTGATCGACGGCGGCAACTTCGACTGGGACGCCGCCGAGCGCGCGGGTCGCAGCTACCCGCTCATCACGCAGTCGTCGCGGCCGGGAGTGCCCTCGATGCTGGATCGCTTCGGCAGGGGCGCCTACGCGCGCGCCGTACGCGAGTCGGTCGTCAACGACATCGGCCCGACGCTGTCGCCCCTGCACGGATTCCTGCTGCACCAGGGCATGGAGACGCTGTCGCTGCGCATGGAGCGCCACGTCACCTCATCGCTGCGGGTCGCCGCCTGGCTGGAGCAGCAGCCCGAGGTGCTCTCGGTCGACTACGCCGGACTGCCCTCGAGCCCCCTGCACGAGCTCGCGGTGCGCAACTACGGCGCCGACGACGCGGGCCGCGGCCGCACCGGCTCGGTGTTCGGCGTGACCGTGCGCGGCGGCGTCGACGGGGCGCGAGCACTCGTCAACGGGGTGCGCGTCTTCTCGCGCATGACCGGCATCGGCGACACGCGCTCGATGATCATCCACCCGCTCACCTCGACCCACGGCACGTTCTCACCCGAGATCAACGAGCGGCTCGGGATCACCCCCGGCCTCCTGCGACTGTCGGTCGGGCTCGAGTCGGCCGACGACCTGATCCGAGACCTGCGGAGCGCGCTCGACCGCGTCGCCGCGCTGTAA